In Naumovozyma dairenensis CBS 421 chromosome 2, complete genome, the following are encoded in one genomic region:
- the NDAI0B03830 gene encoding 60S ribosomal protein uL6 (similar to Saccharomyces cerevisiae RPL9B (YNL067W); ancestral locus Anc_2.236) produces the protein MKYIQTEQSIAIPEGVTVNIKSRIVKVTGPRGVLTKNLKHIDVTFNKISKDLIKVTVHNGDRKHVAALRTVKSLVDNMIIGVTKGFKYKMRYVYAHFPINVNTIEKDGAKFIEIRNFLGDKKVRTVPVREGVDIEYSTNVKDEIVLSGNSVENVSQNAADIQQICRVRNKDIRKFLDGIYVSHKGCIVEDM, from the coding sequence atgaaatacaTCCAAACTGAACAATCCATTGCCATCCCAGAAGGTGTCACTGTTAACATTAAATCCAGAATTGTTAAGGTTACTGGTCCAAGAGGTGTCTTGACTAAGAACTTGAAGCACATTGATGTTACTTTCAACAAGATCTCCAAGGATTTGATCAAGGTCACTGTTCACAATGGTGACAGAAAGCACGTTGCTGCTTTGAGAACAGTCAAGTCTTTAGTTGATAACATGATTATTGGTGTTACTAAGGGTTTCAAGTACAAGATGAGATATGTTTATGCGCATTTCCCAATCAATGTTAacacaattgaaaaagatggtgctaaattcattgaaatcaGAAATTTCTTAGGTGACAAGAAGGTCAGAACTGTTCCAGTTAGAGAAGGTGTTGACATTGAGTACTCCACTAACGTTAAGGATGAAATTGTTTTATCTGGTAACTCTGTTGAAAACGTTTCCCAAAATGCTGCTGACATTCAACAAATCTGTCGTGTTAGAAACAAGGATATTCGTAAGTTTCTAGATGGTATCTATGTTTCTCACAAGGGTTGTATTGTTGAAGACATGTAA
- the STH1 gene encoding RSC chromatin remodeling complex ATPase subunit STH1: MLEASQVATEPVLLPSHKEIQNVNNIHIPKPQTKDQLEQLIYRYRAIQQHPVENKLEINLLEEVFIDISNDQDEYNKIVEQLRSDLLSTTDEPKENYDTDLLKKQILALQLLERDLDIPDGLLSSDETTNTNKTSAQFGNGSVSPIKLTLDFYKNAEAFGLADKLSKKPTAQLGHVDTETAITKDIAKRIKELENLPANIGSYSLDDSLEFLTTDALPSNVDILKIKALIELKSLKALTKQKSLRQKLITNVTTSAHQTIPSLRDSPYTMAATRSVYVRPKVIVPQTVRLAEELERQQLLEKRKKQRNLHLKKIYNIIDFVKETQENKNPRRDRCSVFGKFCTTAHNQIEKDEQRRIERTAKQRLAALKSNDEEAYLKLLDQTKDTRITQLLKQTNSFLDSLAQAVQVQQNEAKLLNGEEIKPLTDEDREKIDYYEVAHRIKEKISKQPSILVGGTLKEYQLRGLEWMVSLYNNHLNGILADEMGLGKTIQSISLITYLFESKKEPGPFLVIVPLSTITNWTLEFEKWAPSLNTIIYKGTPNQRRSLQHEIRNGNFDVLLTTYEYIIKDKALLSKHDWAHMIIDEGHRMKNAQSKLSYTISHYYRTRNRLILTGTPLQNNLPELWALLNFVLPKIFNSAKTFEDWFNTPFANTGTQEKLELTEEETLLVIRRLHKVLRPFLLRRLKKEVEKDLPDKVEKVIKCKLSGLQQQLYEQMLKHNALFVGAGTEGATKTGIKGLNNKIMQLRKICNHPFVFDEVEGVVNPSRGNSDVLYRVAGKFELLDRVLPKFKASGHRVLMFFQMTQVMDIMEDFLRMKDLKYMRLDGSTKADDRTGMLKEFNAPNSEYFCFLLSTRAGGLGLNLQTADTVIIFDTDWNPHQDLQAQDRAHRIGQKNEVRILRLITTDSVEEVILERAMQKLDIDGKVIQAGKFDNKSTAEEQEEFLRKLLENEMRDDEDNDAELDDDELNEILARSPEEKIMFDKMDKERITNEKKIAKANGLKTVPPRLIQVSELPAIFRENIEEHFKDEPVAIGRIREKKRVYYDDGLTEEQFLEAVEDENNTLEDAIQKRREARDRRRQKKEAQKVGIETLENSPDTTVETEPTAAEVTLPDGVGENIANEENIPIKEPTPVQTPRRRTRKRKASQEPEPEPEPQPQPTVNEVTEENHVTAPPVIDGKVDQEPEIAEPVKKRPKLKIKLTLKKKSPDVPLPTDDVKEPEETKQDVEDAKPKPKGRGRGRGKAKKTAPSDFTSTVEKLFEEMRSITDNADGHAVTEVFEKLPSRKLYPDYYTLIQKPIALDKIIKDCKKGSYNSIEEVKEDLQTMYQNARFYNEEGSWVYNDADTLDKFTSEWFQKHSEQEK; the protein is encoded by the coding sequence ATGTTAGAGGCAAGCCAGGTCGCAACAGAACCGGTACTACTTCCATCTCACAAAGAAATACAGAATGTAAACAATATTCATATCCCAAAACCTCAAACAAAAGATCAGCTGGAACAGCTTATATATAGGTATAGAGCCATTCAGCAACATCCAGTGGAAAATAAGTTAGAAATAAATCTACTTGAGGAAGTGTTTATTGACATTTCAAATGATCaagatgaatataataagaTTGTGGAACAATTGAGAAGTGATTTACTTTCAACTACTGATGaaccaaaagaaaattatgatACAGACCTcttgaagaaacaaatattaGCTTTGCAACTCCTAGAAAGAGACTTAGATATACCTGATGGGTTGCTCTCGTCAGATGAAACAACTAACACTAATAAAACAAGCGCACAATTTGGAAATGGATCAGTATCACCTATTAAACTCACTTTAGACTTTTATAAAAATGCAGAAGCTTTCGGATTAGCTGATAAACTATCAAAGAAACCAACAGCGCAACTTGGTCATGTCGATACAGAAACAGCCATAACTAAAGATATAGCTAAACGAATCAAAGAACTTGAAAACTTACCAGCAAATATAGGTTCATATTCCCTTGACGATAGTTTAGAATTTTTAACCACAGATGCATTACCATCCAATGTTGATATCTTAAAGATCAAAGCTTTAATCgaattgaaatcattgaaaGCATTAACGAAACAAAAATCTTTGAGACAAAAATTAATCACAAATGTCACAACATCTGCACATCAAACCATCCCTTCATTGCGTGATTCTCCTTACACCATGGCAGCTACGAGATCAGTTTACGTAAGACCAAAGGTTATTGTCCCACAAACAGTTAGATTGgctgaagaattagaacGACAACAATTACTAGAAAAACGTAAGAAGCAACGAAACTtacatttgaagaagatttataatataatcGATTTTGTTAAGGAAActcaagaaaataaaaatccTCGTCGTGATCGTTGTAGTGTATTTGGTAAATTCTGTACAACAGCTCATaaccaaattgaaaaagatgaacAAAGAAGGATTGAAAGGACAGCTAAGCAACGTTTGGCTGCTTTGAAATCAAACGATGAAGAAGCctatttgaaattgttaGATCAGACAAAAGATACTAGAATTACACAACTTTTAAAACAAACCAATTCTTTCTTGGATTCATTGGCACAAGCTGTTCAAGTACAACAAAATGAAGCAAAACTATTAAACGGTGAGGAAATTAAACCGTTGACTGATGAAGATAGAGAAAAAATCGATTATTATGAAGTGGCTCAtagaattaaagaaaagattagTAAGCAACCTTCAATTCTTGTCGGTGGTACACtaaaagaatatcaatTACGTGGGTTAGAATGGATGGTTTCCctttataataatcattTGAACGGTATTCTTGCAGATGAAATGGGGTTAGGTAAGACGATTCAATCGATCTCTTTAATCacatatttatttgaatctaAGAAAGAACCTGGTCCATTTTTAGTCATAGTTCCATTATCCACGATCACAAATTGGACtttagaatttgaaaaatgggCTCCTTCTTTGAATACAATCATTTATAAAGGTACACCAAACCAAAGACGTTCTTTACAGCATGAAATTAGAAATGGTAATTTTGATGTTCTATTGACCACTTATGAGTATATTATCAAGGATAAGGCCTTGTTGAGTAAACATGATTGGGCCCATATGATTATTGACGAAGGTCATAGAATGAAAAATGCACAATCCAAATTATCCTATACAATTAGTCATTATTATAGAACAAGGAACAGATTGATTTTAACAGGTACTCCCTTACAGAATAATTTACCCGAATTATGGGCcttattgaattttgtGCTACCAAAAATTTTCAACTCTGCTAAAACTTTCGAAGATTGGTTTAATACACCATTTGCTAATACCGGTACCCAAGAAAAGTTAGAACtaacagaagaagaaacattattagttattaGAAGATTACATAAAGTATTGAGACCATTTTTGTTACGTCgtttgaagaaagaagtGGAAAAAGATCTTCCTGACAAAGTTGAGAAGGTCATCAAATGTAAACTTTCAGGATtgcaacaacaattatatGAACAAATGCTTAAACATAATGCTTTATTCGTTGGTGCAGGCACTGAAGGTGCTACTAAAACTGGTATCAAAGGtttgaataataagatTATGCAATTGAGAAAAATTTGTAATCATCCATTTGTGTTTGATGAAGTGGAAGGTGTTGTGAATCCATCGAGAGGTAATAGTGACGTCTTATACCGTGTTGCTGGTAAATTCGAATTGTTGGATCGTGTCCTTCCGAAATTTAAAGCTTCTGGTCATAGAGTATTGATGTTCTTTCAGATGACACAAGTGATGGATATTATGGAAGATTTCTTAAGAATGAAGGATCTTAAATATATGAGATTAGATGGTAGTACTAAAGCTGATGATAGAACTGGTATGttaaaagaatttaatGCTCCTAATTCAGAATATTTCTGTTTCTTATTGTCTACTAGAGCAGGTGGGTTAGGTTTAAATTTACAAACTGCTGatactgttattatttttgatacAGATTGGAACCCACATCAAGATTTACAAGCACAAGATAGAGCTCATAGAATTGGTCAGAAAAATGAAGTTAGAATTTTAAGACTGATCACCACTGACTCCGTTGAAGAGGTGATCTTAGAAAGGGCTATGCAAAAGCTAGATATTGATGGTAAGGTTATTCAAGCGGGTAAATTCGATAATAAATCTACTGctgaagaacaagaagaattttTAAGGAAATTacttgaaaatgaaatgagAGACGATGAGGATAATGATGCAGAGTTAGATGATGAcgaattgaatgaaatcCTAGCTCGTTCTCCTGAAGAAAAGATAATGTTCGATAAAATGGATAAAGAAAGGATTACCAATGAGAAGAAGATAGCTAAAGCTAATGGATTAAAGACGGTACCACCAAGGTTGATTCAAGTATCAGAATTGCCAGCTATATTCAGGGAGAATATCGAAGAACATTTCAAAGATGAACCTGTTGCAATTGGTAGGATTAGAGAAAAGAAGCGTGTATATTACGATGATGGTTTAACTGAAGAACAATTTTTAGAAGCcgttgaagatgaaaataatacacTTGAAGACGCTATTCAAAAGAGGCGTGAAGCTCGTGACAGAAGACGACAGAAGAAGGAAGCTCAAAAAGTTGGAATTGAAACTTTAGAGAATTCACCTGATACTACAGTGGAAACTGAGCCAACTGCAGCAGAAGTGACGCTTCCAGATGGGGTCGGTGAAAATATTGctaatgaagaaaacatcCCAATCAAAGAACCAACTCCAGTACAAACACCAAGACgcagaacaagaaaaagaaaggcTTCCCAAGAACCAGAACCAGAGCCAGAACCACAACCACAACCAACTGTCAATGAAGTTACCGAAGAGAATCATGTAACTGCACCTCCCGTAATAGATGGTAAAGTTGATCAAGAACCCGAAATTGCTGAGCCAGTCAAGAAGAGACCTAAACTAAAAATCAAACTGACgttaaagaagaagagtCCTGACGTACCTTTGCCCACTGATGATGTAAAAGAGCCCGAGGAAACAAAGCAAGACGTTGAAGATGCTAAACCTAAGCCAAAGGGAAGAGGACGAGGAAGAGGTAAAGCCAAGAAAACGGCCCCATCTGATTTTACGTCAACAGTCGAAAAActatttgaagaaatgcGTAGTATAACGGATAATGCTGATGGTCATGCCGTGACTGAAGTTTTTGAGAAGCTTCCTTCTAGAAAATTATACCCTGATTATTATACATTAATTCAGAAACCAATTGCATTagataaaattataaaagATTGTAAGAAGGGCTCATATAATTCGATAGAGGAAGTGAAAGAAGATCTCCAAACAATGTATCAAAATGCAAGATTTTATAATGAAGAGGGATCATGGGTGTATAATGATGCTGATACCCTAGATAAGTTCACAAGTGAATGGTTTCAGAAACATTCGGAACAAGAAAAGTAA
- the ASG1 gene encoding Asg1p (similar to Saccharomyces cerevisiae ASG1 (YIL130W); ancestral locus Anc_2.231), with protein MSDQNNQPDPKAENMPQNRLLQDPAQQHMAKRRRVTRACDECRKKKVKCDGQQPCIHCTVYSYECTYNQPTKRSLQHLTTYAPSKTNNSSSSPLKQTTNQVKSTSSSSNIIKLSQRTAPPVTALPTSTNNTTTRKYTTKSIRLQSQLDRYKLLFDGLFPTLPDINNLDIPTFLQICHNFRENSSFIDDIVKEYFFITNDTTSPPQQSQLSRYGTPEGSGSIDSQLNGPGSAGSTNTFDLRQSDNNDKLPMGREIKIILPPKPIAIQFIKKTWEHCCVLLRIYHRPSFIKQVDELYETDPHNYSAKQMQFLPLCYSVIAVGALFSKSIANEELNHTPTDLASDTNPSTDTKFLQDEGYKYFIAARKLIDITSARSLDSIQAILMMFIFLQCSARLSTCYSYIGVAMRSALREGLHRQVGPNSGFNPIEIEMRKRLFYTIYKLDIYVNAMLGLPRSISANDFDQTLPLELSDENITEQGYFPENQNGVLSSTGIANEHTKLLMILDAIVGELYPIKKTNTFISHETIATLEQKLRNWLDDLPNELAPNLENIPPRYERANKLLHLSFLHVQIILYRPFIHYLSRNFADSNSDALSLQCARNSIKVARAVVRLAEEMLKKNLISGSYWYASYTIFYSVATLLFYIHEAELPDKESAREYHAILKDAQIGREVLNHIKDSSMAAMRTYNLLNKLFEKLNSKTIMLTTMHTSPPLKNNIVTNKENPITTQSLPQRYLPGYAGAEMKQPRQILQGEESVSSYSVSDYPSDLQPPIENELLAQPQQQLSTTSLPVNRENRTNFAPPQMKTFNTTNNSGLKTVNSANNFMKQNENPINNDPLNLSDIFGFNGNPDDILTTQSENLGLDNNTNNMDKNVEKKDNSTMNDKIKSETLDQTGILDVFDQLDAHLFGKYMPLNYPMDPQNEPQQQQSQQQGQ; from the coding sequence atgTCTGATCAAAATAATCAACCAGATCCCAAAGCAGAGAATATGCCTCAGAATAGGCTTCTACAAGACCCTGCACAACAGCATATGGCGAAAAGGAGACGAGTAACTAGGGCCTGCGATGAATgtaggaaaaaaaaagtaaaatGTGATGGTCAACAACCATGTATCCATTGTACTGTTTATTCATATGAGTGCACATATAATCAGCCCACCAAAAGATCGTTACAACATTTAACAACGTACGCGCCTTCAAAAACTAATAACTCATCATCCTCACCTTTGAAACAGACAACAAATCAAGTTAAATCGACCTCCTCATCCtctaatataataaaactaTCACAGCGAACAGCACCACCTGTAACAGCCTTACCGACGTCAACAAACAATACCACCACCAGAAAATATACAACAAAATCAATACGTTTACAAAGTCAGTTGGATCGATACAAATTATTGTTTGATGGACTATTCCCAACTCTTCCAGATATCAACAACTTGGATATACCAACATTCTTACAAATTTGTCATAACTTTAGAGAGAATTCTAGTTTCATAGATGATATCGTTAAAGAATACTTTTTTATAACCAACGATACCACTTCTCCTCCCCAACAAAGTCAACTATCTCGTTATGGAACTCCAGAAGGTTCTGGCAGTATCGATTCTCAATTGAATGGCCCAGGTAGCGCCGGTAGTACTAACACGTTTGACCTAAGACAatcagataataatgataaactTCCGATGGGGCGTGAGatcaaaataattctaCCACCAAAACCAATCGCCATACAATTCATCAAAAAAACATGGGAACATTGTTGTGTATTACTCAGAATATATCATAGGCCatcatttattaaacaAGTCGATGAACTCTATGAAACAGATCCACATAATTATTCAGCCAAGCAAATGCAGTTTCTACCATTGTGCTATTCTGTTATCGCTGTCGGTgcattattttccaaatcaatTGCTAATGAAGAACTTAATCATACTCCTACTGATCTAGCTAGTGACACCAACCCTTCCACGGATACTAAATTTCTACAGGACGAAGGctataaatattttattgcGGCAAGgaaattgattgatattACGAGCGCTCGTTCTTTGGATTCTATACAAGcaatattgatgatgtttATATTCTTACAATGTTCTGCACGTTTATCAACATGTTACTCGTATATTGGTGTTGCTATGAGAAGTGCGTTAAGGGAAGGGTTACATAGACAAGTTGGTCCAAACTCAGGGTTTAATCctattgaaattgaaatgaGGAAACGATTATTTTACACTATTTATAAGCTGGATATTTACGTTAATGCTATGTTAGGCTTACCAAGATCTATTTCTGCGAATGATTTTGATCAAACTTTACCGTTAGAATTATCCgatgaaaatattacagAACAGGGTTATTTCCCAGAGAACCAAAATGGAGTACTTTCAAGTACAGGTATCGCCAATGAACATactaaattattaatgatattagaTGCTATTGTGGGAGAACTTTATCCTATTAAAAAGACGAATACGTTTATTTCCCATGAAACAATTGCGACGTTAGAACAAAAATTGAGGAATTGGCTCGATGATCTTCCAAATGAGTTGGCTCCGAACTTAGAAAACATTCCTCCAAGATATGAACGAGCCAATAAATTATTGCATTTGTCATTCTTACATGTGCAAATCATTCTCTATAGAccattcattcattatttgtCCAGAAATTTCGCAGATTCAAATTCAGACGCGCTGTCATTACAATGTGCTAGAAATTCTATCAAAGTCGCTAGAGCTGTGGTGAGGTTAGCTGAAGAAATGTTAAAAAAGAACTTAATATCTGGTTCATATTGGTATGCAAGTTAtacaatattttattctgTCGCTACGTTGTTATTCTACATCCACGAAGCAGAATTACCTGATAAAGAAAGTGCACGTGAATATCATgcaattttgaaagatgcTCAAATAGGTAGAGAAGTATTAAACCATATTAAAGATTCCAGTATGGCTGCAATGAGAACATATAACCTATTGAATAAACTCTTCGAGAAGTTGAATTCTAAAACCATAATGCTTACCACGATGCATACATCACCACCTCTTAAGAATAATATCGTtacaaataaagaaaatccAATAACTACGCAATCCCTTCCCCAAAGATATTTACCAGGATATGCTGGAGCTGAAATGAAGCAACCTAGGCAAATACTACAAGGAGAAGAATCGGTATCGAGTTATTCAGTTTCAGATTACCCTAGTGATTTACAACCaccaattgaaaatgaactACTGGCTCAACCGCAACAACAGTTATCTACAACATCTCTACCAGTTAATCGCGAAAATAGAACAAATTTTGCTCCACCTCAAATGAAAACTTTCAATACTACCAACAATAGTGGTTTGAAAACTGTCAATAGCGCTAATAATTTCATGAAGCAAAATGAAAATCCTATCAATAATGATCCTTTGAATCTATCTGATATTTTTGGATTTAATGGTAACCCTGATGATATACTAACTACGCAAAGTGAAAATTTAGGattagataataatactaataatatgGATAAAAATGTCGAAAAGAAGGATAACTCAACTATGAATGATAAGATCAAATCTGAGACATTAGATCAAACTGGTATTTTGGATGTGTTTGATCAATTGGACGCACATCTCTTTGGTAAATATATGCCATTGAACTATCCAATGGATCCACAAAATGAAccacaacagcaacaatcacaacaacaaggaCAGTAG